In the genome of Deltaproteobacteria bacterium, one region contains:
- the gspM gene encoding type II secretion system protein GspM: protein MKKWTFGGKGKTSQKKLFWLFIGVAVAILIYTVGFVPLIEAKKKADEEIALKRRILGQYAGILQNRKAAEEGLEKARKQAEEIQKRLLPGETPQLGAANLQDVVKRLAEKNFLSLRSFRILEPKEIGVYRKISLQIDFNPINSMMNLSQFIYDLEHQEKEFMISEMDILVFNPRMPNTVQGNLGIAGLMKGNKIKEKGKEK from the coding sequence TTGAAAAAGTGGACCTTCGGAGGCAAGGGGAAAACCTCTCAAAAAAAATTGTTTTGGTTGTTCATAGGAGTAGCGGTGGCCATTTTGATTTACACTGTGGGTTTCGTTCCCCTTATAGAAGCCAAAAAGAAAGCCGATGAGGAGATCGCCCTGAAACGAAGGATCCTTGGGCAATATGCCGGGATTCTTCAGAACCGCAAGGCAGCAGAGGAGGGCCTGGAAAAGGCCCGGAAACAGGCCGAAGAAATTCAAAAGCGACTCCTGCCGGGGGAGACCCCCCAGTTGGGGGCAGCCAATTTGCAAGATGTTGTGAAACGACTTGCGGAAAAGAACTTTCTTAGCCTGCGCAGCTTCCGAATCCTTGAACCAAAGGAAATAGGCGTATACCGTAAAATATCTCTGCAAATTGACTTCAACCCTATAAACAGCATGATGAACTTGAGCCAATTCATTTATGACCTGGAACATCAGGAAAAAGAGTTCATGATCTCAGAAATGGACATTTTGGTCTTCAACCCGAGAATGCCGAATACCGTTCAGGGAAACCTGGGGATTGCGGGATTGATGAAAGGAAACAAGATCAAAGAAAAAGGAAAGGAAAAATAG
- the pilM gene encoding pilus assembly protein PilM, which yields MAIFDSSLGIEFKGNHLILTLLRKSFRKIRLVDYRIYPIASEGQKELQQAQWLNQITTFMAQQSIDKEKVSIAIPREKVMVRFLRLPPATQENLRQVLEYEAPKYIPFDQEEICFDYQILRHEKDYLDVIVVFAKKEEINFYLSLLKKIGIQPLSIQIASQAALNLFFYNRGDKENEYSVLLDLSEPFCEINLIHSGKWQESFYLPLPPDNQGEKILTIIRQAGWKGDWVSQSTFFIYGMDGGEKGLSTWGKALPGERVSCPPRDRIEVEEGESKMESIYASVGLPLKGLIPTRMDLNLLPLELRKKVRQIGKPIFLIFLVLAVILSFTWGWGVYRRYQNELNILRAEVKKRKPEVEAIENLRKQREELAKELLEMEKIRAGEVSKVEILKELAQILPSTVWIWNFKLTGKEIEISGFADSASDLIPLLDRSPLFEKVEFLAPVTKERERRTDGDKEKERFKIKMRLEGRRAGS from the coding sequence ATGGCCATTTTTGACTCCAGTTTAGGGATCGAATTTAAAGGCAACCATCTTATCCTCACGCTCCTGCGGAAATCTTTCAGGAAGATCCGTTTGGTCGACTACCGGATCTATCCTATAGCGTCCGAGGGCCAGAAAGAATTACAACAGGCGCAATGGCTCAACCAGATCACTACTTTCATGGCCCAACAATCGATCGACAAAGAAAAGGTATCCATTGCGATCCCCCGCGAAAAAGTAATGGTCCGTTTTCTCCGCCTTCCTCCGGCCACCCAAGAAAATTTGCGCCAGGTCCTGGAATACGAAGCGCCTAAGTATATTCCCTTTGACCAAGAGGAAATTTGTTTCGATTATCAAATTCTCCGGCACGAGAAAGACTACTTGGATGTGATCGTGGTTTTCGCCAAAAAAGAAGAAATCAATTTTTATTTATCCCTGTTGAAAAAAATTGGTATTCAACCCTTATCTATACAAATTGCTTCCCAGGCTGCCCTTAATCTCTTCTTTTACAACCGAGGAGACAAAGAGAATGAATATTCTGTATTGCTTGACCTGAGTGAGCCTTTCTGCGAGATAAACCTCATTCACAGCGGGAAATGGCAAGAGAGTTTTTACTTGCCCCTGCCACCGGATAACCAAGGAGAAAAAATCCTAACCATTATCCGACAGGCGGGATGGAAAGGAGATTGGGTCTCCCAGTCAACTTTTTTTATCTATGGCATGGATGGGGGGGAAAAAGGGCTCTCCACCTGGGGAAAGGCGCTTCCAGGAGAAAGGGTCTCTTGCCCCCCCAGGGACCGCATCGAAGTCGAGGAAGGAGAATCCAAAATGGAATCTATCTACGCTTCCGTAGGCCTTCCTCTGAAGGGTTTAATACCCACCCGGATGGACCTGAACCTTCTACCGCTGGAGTTGAGAAAGAAAGTAAGGCAGATCGGGAAACCCATCTTCTTAATTTTTCTTGTCTTGGCCGTGATCTTGAGTTTTACCTGGGGATGGGGGGTCTACCGTCGCTACCAGAATGAATTAAATATTCTTCGGGCGGAAGTGAAAAAAAGAAAACCTGAAGTAGAGGCTATTGAAAATTTGCGCAAGCAAAGAGAAGAATTAGCCAAAGAACTATTGGAGATGGAAAAGATCAGAGCCGGTGAGGTCAGTAAAGTGGAAATATTAAAAGAATTGGCTCAGATCTTACCCTCTACGGTGTGGATATGGAATTTTAAGCTAACGGGAAAAGAAATTGAGATTAGTGGTTTTGCCGATTCAGCCTCGGATTTAATCCCCCTTCTCGACCGATCTCCTCTTTTTGAAAAAGTGGAATTTTTAGCGCCGGTAACCAAAGAAAGGGAAAGGAGAACGGACGGAGATAAAGAGAAAGAGCGGTTCAAAATTAAAATGCGATTAGAAGGACGGAGGGCGGGATCTTGA